From Erigeron canadensis isolate Cc75 chromosome 5, C_canadensis_v1, whole genome shotgun sequence:
tttcaacattgaatttgaaattttcaatattgattttaagtacttcttcaaaatgtccctcctatctattttatatttttctaaaataactataataccctttatctctcttcaaatctcaatcaatcatcttttttctctctcctccataaatcatttattcctccaattcattcaaattcttttatctcaaaaaccgtacatcgataaattataaaaattgtatgggtgttcttaaaatttcatgttctttcattagaaatgtcattcgatataatttcgacaaatttttaaatccgagggcggagcccgtacggctaaggcatttgactataatactctatgacatatcaactcctataacctatcatactctatgacctaggtatcaccccaccatctcaccgccgcaacgcgtgggTACTTGCTCTCATTGCTTAATAATGGAATATGTTGGATCAGTAGTTCACTTATGCTTCAATAGTTAGATCAACATTTGTATGGGCTTTCTCATGGAAGCTAAGTCATAATATCTTTTTCTTATAACATTTGTAAATGCATCATGTGGGTGACATATTGGTGCATTTGGTAGGTTAGGAACGATAATCGGTTTAATAATGTCAAGGCATGTCTCGTGATCAATATTAATAGCTTTGGTTTCCTCTTGTATATAGCAATAGAACAATGTGCAGGATTTTAGATGGAAGGACTGATACCATTTTAATATTGTATAAATCTGTAtgtaattatttgtatattgGTCGCTTGCGTTTTACAAGGACATTTGTGATTAAAAGTTGcagttaaaatttatatatatatataaataaatatatacatatatatatatatatatatatatatatatatcttttcttatcaacaacaaaaatttCAAAGAAATTATGAAAAGAAATACATTCGCTACCACGGATCCTTCGGATACAAATGTTAGTAATGCtattatctataatctataataccttataaagcaaactggattcttcccttaacttaattaagaatctgataagacaaaaatgcccttaaataatcttccatgctaagcaccctctcacatgatataccaactatgcccttcaaccatttcgtctctagcaaagtaaaacccCATCAACGCTACCACCAgattgtcttccccaccaccgccgcattgcgcgggtactatgctcgtaccttataaagcaaactggattcctcccttaacttaattaagaacctgataagacaaaaatgcccttaaataatcttccttACTAAGCACCCTCTCACATGATATACCAACTATGTCCTTCGACTATTTTcgtctctagcaaagtaaaaccctatcaacgccaccaccagattgtcttccccaccaccgctgtattgcgcgggtaccatgctcgttagtTTTAAATATTCTATCCTTTAAATTCAAGCTTTTTTCTGTGAAAGACAAATTAtcaattgttttattttcaGAAAATAATTCCAAaccaaataataacaaaaatcaatTGCTACTCGTGTTATTAATattagggaaatgattaatccttataaccaaatagcctaataatccttctaATTTTGAGATAATGGCACGTGGAAAAATCAAGgggcaagattaagaaagagaattagtggataacaaatgtcaccttcttaatattttaaaaacattattaggttatttggttagaaaaatttatcatttttctattaATACTATAGATACTCAAGCATTGAGCCAAGCTACACTTTTTGTGCACACTATTAAACGTCAAGtcatttttacactttttttttttagagaacTTTTAGTCTattaagcatatatattttattatgtttatattttactaGAATTTTTTTGCATTATTTGACTGGTAGATTTCATTCGTGAGCTTGAATATGATTGGTACTTTTTTTGGAAATGTTTTTCGATGTTCCTTACATtgcactacaaacaatattgtaTTTGTCCTTAGTTTTAGTTaacatgaacaaattaaaaaatttgacaTGTTTTTACGTGTGTAAACATATGAAGAactaaaaatgtgtaaaaattaATCCACACTTAAAACTGTGGTattataaaagttcacactCTTTAGGATGGattatcatatttaatttgtaacacaaCATTTGTGCACACAAATGTGTTttgacaaattaaatatgaatgttcacactaaaaaatgtgaacttttagaATACCACAATTTTAAGTGTGTATTAATatttacacacttttagttctttatatctttacatacataaaaacgttattgtttttttaatttgttcacactaattaaaagtgtgaacaaaagTAACATTATTTGTAATGGTGGTCTTAAGAAATAACTTTTTtacaaaactaaactaaaacGCACCTATGACTTGGCTACTCCTACCGAGTTGATGACTTAGGCTGACTTCTCTCTACGTTACATCAAATTCCAAGAAGCTAGTTCAGGcgatattttttatttggtgGTGGTCAATATGAAAACATCGGAATAACGTGGTTTTGGAGAAAGGAGAAGAGACGGTCGAGGACATATTTAATTCAATagtttctttatcttttttgtGGTTGTGTACTCGGTGTAAGAAGGTTAGAATAACATCGTCATTATGGCGCAATAGTCCTATACACTTGATGTAATGCTGCTTTACTTCGGTATCTTGTCGAAGTTTttagtaatataatttattggctgttcaaaaaagaaaaaaactaaattactcttaatatatatcatactttttaaaggaaaatggTTAATCTTTTTTAagaaatagcctaaaaatcttcctaaattATTAGTTGGTGACATATGAAattcactaattttctttcctaatcttaatatttgattttttcttaTGCCTTCATCTAATagttaaaaagatatttatgttattcttttaaaatgattaatcattttcccttTTCAAATCTATCATTTCACTTCTCAATCACACTCGACTACAAAAGTGTTATTGTATCGAGAATTGTAAGCATTTTAATATTAACTCAATCAAATCAGATTATTATATATGCATTTAATTAATACCATAAACATGATTGCGGATTGAACTTGTAATACGTACCCTACCAACATCGATTGGCACTCCAGGTCTATGTGGAGTACATGGGAGTTTTGCAAGTTTGCAACACTtcctttataaattataataatatcaaataaaaatacatatgaaaaatGCATAGagttaacttttatttattttatttttattatttaaaagttatttatttattttttaacgaTGAGTTTCTTAATTAAAAGCAATGCCTCCACTATAATTTGATAAGTCGGTTGTTTGAACcgcatttaattttattactggTCTAAAGTGGAAATATTACTAGGCACTTAATCACCGAAAAATTTAACATGAGGTGATTTTACACCGGTCAAGTAAAAATGATAGCGCGTGTGTATTTGGAAGATCAATCCTTTTCAAGCACCACCATAACCCCTGACTCAGCAGACAGCAGGAGAATAGTGGCCATCTTTTTCGTACAATCTCTTCAAAAGTTTAGTTTAGGAAAGGCATACGTGGATTTTCTTTCTGACTTTTCTTTTTGTGcgaattaatttaattaaaaattgacATAATGacccataaaaaaaaagactatcATTTATAAAATGCAAAAAACGTTACATAATTACTAAAATTTAGAGAAAATATTATTGTTTCTAAAACTTTCACTTATAGTATTTAAGTGAGAAAATATCTAATATCAAAAAATTggttattattttcatttttatattatgaAGTGTTGATCACGCGCATAGGGGCTCACATTAACGGAAAAACAAAACGGCGTATGTGTTCggtatcaaaaataaatataataatcaacTTCTTGATATTATTTGCAATTTTCTCACTTAGACAATATAACTCTGTAAGTGGAAATTTTTACAACTTCAAATACCAAATATGTAACTTTCTCTAAAATGTATAGTTACTAACTCTTCTAAATGAATGAGGTATGCACCCGCGTTTTCCCCCAAAAGAAATTACATTTATTGTATACGTTAACATGTAGAATTTTACATCGATCTCTTTAACTTCATATATTAAGATCCTCGCAcgtagttatatatatagacaaagtTAATAAACAATTCTTCACTCAACTTGAAATCAATCTTTGAAAAGATATGGTTTTTTTAGTTTGCACAAAGGTTTGAATAGGATCGGTTTAATAAGGAGTTTCTCTAACGCGAACTcggttttataaaaatatatgctaAATTTATGGCATTCGCAAATTATTGACACccttcaaaagaaaacaaaacgaAATTTTATAGGTCTCCATATGTATAAGAAAGAGTTCAATATACATGACATGATTAAAGAGGAAGATCACTCATGtttcaatatatttaaattcattGGACATGTATAATCTTATGTAGATTAATTAGATATATGTAGCATTATTGTATAAAATGTAACTTTAACTATTTACTAAGCAATTTTAGGGGcttgttaaaagaaatgaattgAAAATAGCGTTCATGGGATTCACAAAATATGAAACTTAAATCAATAAAACATGAAACTTAAGCTTGTCCGGTACTTTTTACCTTGTTTTAGAATTCACAAAATATGAAACttaaatcaatcaaacaatcaaaacCTTTCAGTTTCACAAATGTGGTATATAGGACATTTCTAATGAGGTTTTTTAACTTGTGTTTTAAGGGCACATACAAGGATAGGATACATGTAATGCATCAATAGAAAGGTGAGGGTAAAAAATGAGCACATCTTGTTCGATAGAATACTTTAGGGTATTTTATGCTAGATTTAAGGTGATAGCCTGATATTTTATTACTAGtgagaaaacataaaaataattagaGGAGAGTACGTGACGTACCACTCGCTCTTCCATTACAAATTTCTTGCCAACATTTATAGACAAACCTTGGggggatatatatatagttggaaAAAGGTCTAATGACGGTTAATTACTTAAGTACTTAACCCCTAACTTATACTATTTTCATGTAAAAGCGTAATGCtaataatacaaatatgatCCAAAACATCTCCTACTATACTATAAtctaaatttatatacattatagTATTATACTATTAAATGTTTTGTTAacgacagcccttagggttgtcagtaaaagtTAATTAGGTGCATAAAATTTTGTACTTTGCTGTTAGGAAAATCAGGGGGCcagtatttaatatataatgtacaagtttttaagcatataaTAAGTTGTTAGTAACAACCCTTAAGTctgtcattattattttcctactattaatatattacttttgtcattattaaaatagaaatataaaacaagttAAATCCGGATAATTTAATTGATTGCATTGACTTACATTGACTGGTGAAAAGAGGACATTAAACGGATATATAAACCTTAAAATGACGTCATATTGCGAAAGTAACCCACTGACGACGCCTTCTTACCAGGAATTGAAAATGAGCTCATAGAAACATCGTTATACATCATTAATACAGACGCACTCTGAAAATATGTGAGGCAATTAATTATCCGAAAATCATTTATCCTACATCTGACAGAACTAATTAATCTCGATCATCCGTGGAAATTTGAATATTGTCCAAAAATTTTTGGGTACATGACTAAACGTCTAAATTATGTTATATTCTAATCAACGAAAAAGTaataatatactaataaaaaGAAGGTTCAAATGATTTTCTAATTTAAGATAACTTTCATTATGTGTAGCAAATAATGATGCATGTAAATCCAAAAAATCAGGAGAGAATATTCACTGATGCATGGGGACGTAATTAATTAATGGGTTAACAAATAGTATATTGAGTTAAGGAAATGATTAGAGCGAATCATGAATGAGACAAAACGGAAGAATGGAGTAGAAAAGAAGTGACACGTGTCATGTTATTATTGGATAGAAGAGGGTTTGTGGCCTTGTGGGTGGGGGAAGACAGAGAACGTGATGTGTAGACTGCAGAATGCAGACGGCAAAAGGTGTTTTGTTTTCCATCTAAGAGGGGACGGAGCGGATGAATTTATGGGAATTCATGGCCCGAAACCGTTGGCTACACCAGCGCCACCATTGAATTTATGGGTGAACGACATGGGCAAAGCCGTTGGTCATAGATGGAGAGAGAAAGAAGGAGGAACGGGGAGGTGGGGTCCATTTGTGGTCAACTAGCcgtttgacattaaaataaaaaaacaaaaaccctttttctatctttttatctatatatacatgtacttCTATCAAAACTCAAACAAAACATTTTCACCAAAAACATATAtctcttcaaaaccaaaacctttTTGCCAAAAAAATGTCTTCAAGTTCTTCCGATGAACTTATCATTTCCTCTCCGTTTCCCCAATTATCTACCGGTAGTAcgtttgatttttttcaaaacgcgATCAATGAAATAGAAGAACTTGAAGACTCAGGAAGCTCTCATGAAAGCCGAACCTATATCGATCGTGAGAGAGAAGCCGCGCATAACAAACTCATGTGTGACTACTTCGGCGAAAACCCGAAGTTTGGGGAGCGTTTTTTTCGCCATCGCTACCGGAtcaaacaacgacattaatgtgttgaatCGGTCGCCGTTGTATGATACTACTAGAAATGGAACGACTCCAGACAAGTCATTCCTTTTACGTGGCCGCTTGTACAGACGTGGGTATTTGCTTACTGATGGGATATATCCTAAGTGGTCTACGTTTGTAAAAGCGTATCCGCATCCAGTTGATCCAAAGGAAGTGAAATTCAAGCGAGTGCAGGAGGCGGCGAGGAAAGATGTAGAACGGGCTTTTGGGGTGCTGAAGGGAaaatggaagattttggaacgTCCAATCCGGATTATGGATAAGGAGAAGATTGGGAAAGTTGTCGATACATGTTGTATATTGCATAACATGATCATAAAGGACGACGGGAGGGCTATCTCACCGGTTCACATAATGGATCCACCGGTGCCTGTAGCTTACGATCCTACAGTTCTACGGGAGTTACATGACGAAAACGTCCATCATCGTCTTCGGTATGATTTAACGGAGCATGTATCGACAGTGGATTTGGCATACCTCGATGACGCAACAGCTCAACCACCACCGATCGATGATTTGATTTAGTATTATgtagtttatttagttttaaaaaaaatgttgcatcgtatttttcttttactagtttatgtaatgttatgttctttaaatattaaataaaatgttatgtattattgttaaattgtttaagttaggaaaaaaatgaaaaagaaaaaaaataatttggaaGGTATGAGAATTTATCGGCCGCCAGTAAAAAGGGTTGGGAGGTATGGTTGGGAGGGTTAGAATGTTAAATTGAGTTGTAAGGATTTTATTGGTGGAATTTTGATAGTATGATAAATTCTCATACTACCACTCCGCCCCCTAACAGAGTAACAAAAATATGGAAACAACCTATATTTGTGAAAgattcatatattcatatatcatatcatatgtatatataattatcatcatcatcatatatatgtatgtttgtgaCATTTATGTATCTATTTTATGTAAAATTATTCTATGTATGTATTCACATATCATGTAAAAATGTATGGATGTGATGTAACATCATAACCTAGATAGCTGTCTCTAAAAACTGGGTAAACTTTCGTTTGTTTCTTCGGACTCTCATACTCACAATTCACAAACACTCACGCgcacacacaaacaaacataaatataataaacatatacaCACAGAAAAAGCATAATATCATATCAAATTAAGGAGTTCTTAAACAGGAAAATCTAGCTTCTGATCAAACCATTGATTGAAGTAAACTTCaaacaaaatacataaataatagaTCTGATGAAAAAGAGTAAAGATGTACGGAAATAAAATCTCATCGTCATCGTCTTCATCGTCAGATCTACGTCGACAGCTGATATATTAATTAGGCTTCATTATTGGCACCACCGGCAGCAGCTGCCGCTGCCTCACGGCGAGCTGCCAACACGGCCAACAACCTTTGTCGGTTTCAAAATTAAATACGagaattatttttatgaaagcTAGGCAAAAGTTAAGTAATGaccatttgttttttctttttcttttaatttcaataGTGCGAATTAAATACGACATTTTAATCAGCTCACTAATTAAAAAAGTCACTTGTAAAGTTTAAAATTATCAATCAAAAATTCTTATCAAAAATATTCTACTTATGTTAAAATTATAATCTTTATCACCCATGTCCACAATCTGTGCAAACTTGACATATCCATGAAAAGTCTTGTCagatatattttacttatattaaaatttgaacACTAATCTTCAAAGTTTTTATTGTTAGATCATTCCGGTACtactttccaaaaaaaaaaagaagatcaTTCCGGTACTAATTAATGAAGCAACTAGTTAATGATTGCCTCCATCTAATTACAAAATGAGTTTCATAAATACTCTTATTTACGGTAATTAAGGGTTGTCACGCGGTGCTATATCCATGTTACTTTAACTTCACTTGCATATACTTAATGACGTTGCCAACTTAGATActttattcatttctttttttccaacgttgtttcaaaattattattatctctaatactcgtatatctttaaatttgttttttaaacgaCAAACTTCTACACACTATTCCTCAACGCCTAATTAACTCTTTGGGAAGGAACATCATTGTATGTACATGACAATGTCACAAATAAAACTTGAACCAATAATCTCTAAGAGATCGGACAGATATACACCTTTGTCACTTGGCTAAACTAGCTAGTGGTTGTGACAATTTTCTTAGATAACCTTATTTTGTGAACAGAGCCTTGTTTTAATGAAACACAATGTCTAACAATTAGCTGGTTATTAACAAAGCAGTTTTGTTGTgcttttaatatttttcttttagaaGTTAAACTTCAAAAGGAAAAAGgaaatataatttaagagtagtCGTTCATTAATTGGGCTgcaaattaaatactaaaaaacATGCTAATTAAAAGATTCTACTACATCGAAATTATCAAGAATCAATATTGAATGATGGTCTGTAtaacacatacatacatgtatatgtCAAATATAACATGAGCCCATGAGTGTTAACAAGCCCCAATTGTATAGAGTACGTACAGCCTAAACTCAAATTAAAATCTTTCTTTGAGTGTTCACGAACAACCATCTATATGAAACttaatttcatttaatttgCTTATCACTATACTTATTATACTTTTACATTATTGAGTTGTAAATTTAATGTATAAATTAAGGAGAATGATCAATCTTCTTTTCACATtcatatagtttatttaaaagaattaacatttttcaaaaattaattatttgtataaatgtttcaaaaaacttttgaaGGAATATCACCTATTAATTACTCCCCCCTTCtattttaattgtcctattttgactggtGAAGTTTTTTCcttccgactttgaccgtaaatatctttggttgtgttatatattagttgatgaaagttatatcaatgaaaaatacatttaaaactcaatcaattcatatatcttacattaaattttatataacataaacaaaaatatttacagtcaaagttgaaagaaaaagactcaaaaactCAAACGTGAACACTTAATATGGGATGGAGGGAGTATTAAAGTGAATGGGACAATCTCATAATTCCGAACATACTTCTTTGAGTATTCAATCCCGGTCTCCAATGACTAAAAACATGAAAGAATATAACTTACGGTCAACTTTGACTTATTTCTTCCATTTTTCATGTGTATTATGGGTCAATCTGTCTTTTAATTTTCTCATAAATGAATCTaactcaaaactcaaaagtgtGATTTTAATTTCGATATTCGTCTTATGTCGTtggtttatttaaatttataaatacaaaCATGAAGAAACCTTGTCATTCCTCTTTCGGTTCGCTAAAATTTCTATTATCCGATTATGCAGTAgatttacatattattattactgaTATGGCAATGGCATGTGAATAAAAACGAAAGGTCAAATggttaaatacttaaaatacACAAAATTGAAATTAGTGCGAACGGTTTGTCGAACATATGTGTCCTAAAAACACTCGATCTTATCACAAGGTATAATTAATACGcttaacttttttaaaagatatCGACATCCAATATACATATAATGTATACCTTGGGTTAGACGTAATCCATCACAAACAGTCTAAGAAATATAGGATGATAATCGGATGTTTTACGTTCTAAAATTGCAACAACAATTAACCCTATTGGTCCAGTAACTTGCACAAAGTTTTACTTAATAAATGTAGTaaagtaaataagtaaaataCGAAGTAGTGTAAAGCAATCCGAAAATT
This genomic window contains:
- the LOC122601687 gene encoding protein ALP1-like, translating into MKAEPISIVREKPRITNSCVTTSAKTRSLGSVFFAIATGSNNDINVLNRSPLYDTTRNGTTPDKSFLLRGRLYRRGYLLTDGIYPKWSTFVKAYPHPVDPKEVKFKRVQEAARKDVERAFGVLKGKWKILERPIRIMDKEKIGKVVDTCCILHNMIIKDDGRAISPVHIMDPPVPVAYDPTVLRELHDENVHHRLRYDLTEHVSTVDLAYLDDATAQPPPIDDLI